A genome region from Chryseobacterium sp. G0186 includes the following:
- a CDS encoding LuxR C-terminal-related transcriptional regulator yields MKKKIPPVSDEQFYDFFAKDEELPEDYYDFFTNSINNAKNFSIGHYFWFITNNIKMRTERTSENIEQYTPYSKNEWINSDTEFFMNLFHPDDRPHIMGAFVFSANLRIELLKAGKTEVRFNYYGRMINRDGDYRWILLQSPLQYIVNYEIKASFVVVYDLSHFIIQNLPLLSIIDFTDNEVQYFKHVDQYTHEKIEVEKPQITKREKEILKLMALGLNSPEIAEKLFLSYHTVENHKRNLRGKTKTKTSAELIAFTMNHSLLIL; encoded by the coding sequence ATGAAAAAAAAGATTCCCCCGGTAAGTGATGAGCAGTTCTATGATTTTTTTGCAAAAGATGAAGAACTGCCTGAAGACTATTATGATTTTTTTACAAACTCTATTAACAATGCTAAAAACTTCTCTATAGGTCATTATTTCTGGTTCATTACCAATAATATAAAAATGAGAACAGAACGAACCAGTGAAAATATTGAGCAATATACCCCTTATTCCAAAAATGAATGGATCAATTCAGATACTGAATTTTTTATGAATCTTTTCCATCCGGACGACAGACCTCATATCATGGGTGCATTTGTGTTTTCTGCCAATTTACGCATAGAACTTTTAAAAGCTGGAAAAACTGAAGTTAGGTTCAATTATTATGGAAGAATGATCAACCGTGATGGAGATTATCGCTGGATATTATTACAATCGCCTTTGCAATATATTGTTAATTATGAAATAAAGGCTTCTTTTGTTGTTGTTTACGATCTCTCGCATTTCATTATTCAAAACCTTCCATTGCTTTCCATTATAGATTTCACCGATAATGAAGTACAATATTTCAAGCATGTTGATCAGTATACTCATGAAAAAATTGAAGTTGAAAAACCTCAGATCACCAAGCGTGAAAAAGAAATCTTGAAACTTATGGCACTAGGTTTAAATAGTCCGGAAATCGCAGAAAAATTATTTCTTTCCTATCATACTGTGGAAAACCACAAACGTAACCTTAGGGGGAAAACCAAAACTAAAACATCAGCGGAACTCATTGCCTTTACAATGAACCATAGTCTGCTTATCCTTTAA
- a CDS encoding helix-turn-helix domain-containing protein, which produces MDYQTFQPHPDLESLIKCYWTLNSPREDVPQSQTIVPDGCMEMIFHHGDLYKQYIDGEAIVQPRNCVFGQLTQPLQIEPTGVTGIFSVRFHHNGFIPFATIPINNMDDKAIPLEELFGTAGTELGQKVFLSKTTIEKIELVENFLRERLNPETIDRIVQSTVDILLHYNGQISVNELSKQSNINRRQLERRFSSTIGLSPKQLSKTIRLQSVLKHLLNNEYTSLTALAYDAEYYDQAHFIKDFKEFTGLTPKEFYGDNLQISYLLYRKNS; this is translated from the coding sequence ATGGACTATCAAACATTTCAGCCGCATCCTGATCTGGAATCTCTCATCAAGTGCTATTGGACCTTAAACAGCCCAAGAGAAGATGTTCCGCAATCTCAAACCATTGTTCCTGACGGATGTATGGAAATGATCTTTCATCATGGTGATCTATACAAACAATATATTGATGGAGAAGCCATTGTACAACCAAGAAACTGTGTCTTTGGTCAGCTAACCCAGCCTTTACAGATAGAACCAACGGGAGTTACAGGGATTTTCTCTGTCCGTTTCCATCATAATGGCTTTATTCCGTTTGCTACCATTCCTATAAACAATATGGATGACAAAGCTATTCCACTGGAAGAATTATTTGGGACTGCAGGAACAGAATTAGGACAAAAAGTATTCTTATCCAAAACAACCATTGAAAAAATTGAACTGGTAGAAAATTTTTTAAGGGAAAGACTTAATCCAGAAACCATCGATAGAATTGTACAGTCTACAGTTGATATACTCTTACACTATAATGGTCAAATTTCTGTAAACGAACTTTCAAAACAGAGCAATATCAACAGGAGACAATTAGAACGCAGATTTTCTTCTACCATTGGGCTAAGTCCTAAACAGCTTTCCAAAACGATCAGGCTTCAATCTGTGCTTAAACATCTTCTTAACAATGAATATACAAGCCTTACCGCACTTGCTTATGATGCTGAATATTATGATCAGGCACATTTCATTAAGGATTTTAAGGAATTCACAGGGCTTACTCCTAAGGAATTTTATGGTGATAATCTTCAAATCTCCTACCTGCTCTACAGGAAAAACTCCTGA
- a CDS encoding DUF6265 family protein produces the protein MKTTLILTIIGIILIGSWTQKQNEIKKLDWLLGTWETKTPKGSLYETWTKKSNTELQGESYYLKNKDTLTFESIRLVEKENKLHCIVSVKGQHHEQPVDFVSTSGSSPTSLIFENKQNDFPQIITYKKIRKDSLFAEISGMMNGKMARQAFPMKKIK, from the coding sequence ATGAAAACAACATTAATCCTCACCATAATTGGTATTATACTGATTGGCAGCTGGACTCAAAAACAGAATGAAATCAAAAAACTGGATTGGCTCCTCGGAACCTGGGAAACTAAAACACCAAAAGGAAGTCTTTATGAAACCTGGACTAAAAAAAGCAATACTGAACTTCAAGGGGAAAGCTATTACCTAAAGAACAAGGATACCCTTACTTTTGAATCTATTCGTTTAGTGGAAAAAGAAAATAAACTCCACTGCATTGTTTCTGTAAAGGGGCAACATCATGAACAGCCTGTCGATTTTGTTTCAACATCTGGATCAAGTCCTACCTCACTGATATTTGAAAATAAGCAGAATGATTTTCCTCAGATCATTACTTATAAAAAAATCCGCAAAGATTCTTTATTTGCTGAAATCTCAGGCATGATGAATGGAAAAATGGCAAGACAGGCATTTCCAATGAAAAAAATAAAATAA
- a CDS encoding ArsR/SmtB family transcription factor, which produces MNLRRDVFQAIADPTRRSILMLVAAQSMTAGAIASNFDTARPTVSKHLQILTECELLRSEQNGREIIYHLNPTKMKEIADFIEPFRKMWDEKFNTLESIMKTYQKTEKNI; this is translated from the coding sequence ATGAATTTAAGACGCGATGTATTTCAAGCAATAGCAGACCCAACAAGACGATCAATCTTGATGCTGGTAGCTGCCCAATCTATGACTGCAGGGGCCATTGCATCTAATTTCGATACTGCAAGGCCTACCGTTTCAAAACATCTCCAGATTCTTACCGAATGTGAGTTGTTGAGATCAGAACAGAACGGCCGCGAAATTATTTATCACCTAAATCCTACTAAAATGAAAGAAATAGCTGATTTTATAGAGCCATTCCGCAAAATGTGGGATGAAAAATTCAATACACTGGAAAGCATCATGAAAACGTATCAGAAAACAGAAAAAAATATTTAA
- a CDS encoding SRPBCC domain-containing protein, with protein sequence MELKTKIHAEDGKQEIFITREFDLPVELLFKAYTEAELFEQWMGTKLTKFENKQHGSYRFETSNPHGDVVFSANGTIHEIIINEKITRTFQMENTPFPAQFEFLEFEKLTDTTSKITIQTIYKSVDFRDQMLKLPFAQGLNMAHNRLQEIIKKLETRG encoded by the coding sequence ATGGAACTAAAAACAAAAATCCATGCTGAAGACGGAAAACAGGAAATTTTCATTACCAGAGAATTTGACCTTCCTGTAGAATTACTTTTCAAGGCATACACAGAAGCTGAACTCTTCGAACAATGGATGGGAACCAAATTGACAAAATTTGAAAATAAGCAACACGGAAGTTACCGATTTGAAACCTCAAATCCTCACGGGGATGTGGTTTTCAGTGCTAATGGCACCATTCATGAAATCATTATTAATGAAAAAATTACAAGAACTTTTCAAATGGAAAATACTCCTTTCCCAGCGCAGTTCGAATTTTTGGAATTTGAAAAATTAACAGATACCACCAGCAAAATTACCATTCAAACCATTTATAAATCTGTAGATTTTAGAGATCAGATGCTTAAACTACCGTTTGCACAAGGTCTTAATATGGCTCATAATCGTTTGCAGGAAATAATAAAGAAGTTAGAAACTAGAGGTTAG
- a CDS encoding YdeI/OmpD-associated family protein, with the protein MNPKTDFFFDEASQWQKEFEKLRTIALGTELIEDLKWGCPCYTYEGKNIFLIHGFKEYCALLFFKGALMKDPDHILIQQSENVQAARQIRFTDVQQIIDLEKVIRNYMFEAVKIEESGVKVEMKKTKEFEMVEEFQNILENDLILKEAFENLTPGRQRAYLLYFSSAKQSKTREARIEKCIPQIISGKGLND; encoded by the coding sequence ATGAATCCAAAAACAGATTTTTTCTTTGATGAAGCCTCACAATGGCAAAAAGAATTTGAAAAATTAAGAACAATTGCCCTAGGTACCGAACTCATAGAAGATTTAAAATGGGGATGTCCCTGCTATACCTATGAAGGGAAAAATATTTTCTTAATTCACGGCTTTAAAGAATATTGCGCCCTCCTTTTCTTTAAGGGTGCTTTGATGAAAGATCCTGATCATATTCTAATCCAACAATCTGAAAATGTACAGGCTGCAAGGCAAATCCGCTTTACGGATGTACAACAAATCATTGATTTGGAAAAAGTGATCCGGAATTATATGTTTGAAGCTGTTAAAATCGAAGAATCAGGAGTAAAAGTTGAAATGAAGAAAACAAAAGAGTTTGAAATGGTTGAAGAATTTCAAAATATATTGGAGAATGATTTAATACTAAAAGAAGCCTTTGAAAATTTAACCCCTGGCCGACAAAGAGCCTATCTACTCTACTTTTCATCTGCAAAACAATCTAAAACCAGGGAAGCTCGCATTGAAAAATGCATTCCACAGATTATTTCCGGAAAAGGATTAAACGATTAA
- a CDS encoding DoxX family protein, which translates to MNTPNQSQKRKNIFYWIFTLWMSLGMASTAIVQLLQNKDELANFTNLGYPSYLMIIIGVWKLLGVLVILTPKRLLLKEWAYAGFFFVMSGAVISHLIIGDTVGRTFPAVLLLVLVIISWYLRPDNRKISTAIQ; encoded by the coding sequence ATGAACACACCAAATCAATCACAAAAAAGAAAAAATATTTTCTATTGGATATTCACTCTTTGGATGTCATTGGGAATGGCCTCTACAGCTATTGTTCAACTCTTACAAAACAAGGATGAATTGGCCAATTTCACCAATCTCGGTTATCCCTCTTATCTGATGATTATTATTGGAGTTTGGAAACTGCTGGGAGTACTCGTCATACTGACTCCGAAACGCTTACTCTTAAAAGAATGGGCTTATGCAGGGTTTTTCTTCGTTATGTCAGGCGCAGTTATTTCACATCTGATCATTGGAGATACTGTCGGAAGAACTTTTCCTGCTGTATTACTGCTTGTTCTGGTCATTATTTCATGGTATCTTAGACCTGATAACAGAAAAATATCCACTGCCATTCAATAA
- a CDS encoding DUF4256 domain-containing protein, whose product MSKQKLTAEQTSSLLAILKVRFEKNMIRHKNLKWEKIQVKLENNPEKLWSLFQMEETEGEPDVTDYDKKTDEYIFFDCSPESPKRRSLCYDYQAWNSRKANKPENNVIDKASEMGIELLTEEQYRQLQELGKFDQKTSSWVQTPISIREHGGAVFCDRRYNTVFLYHNGADCYYAARGFRGSLRV is encoded by the coding sequence ATGAGCAAACAAAAACTAACAGCAGAACAGACAAGTTCTCTTTTAGCAATATTAAAGGTCCGTTTTGAAAAAAACATGATTCGTCATAAGAATCTTAAATGGGAAAAAATTCAAGTTAAATTGGAAAATAATCCTGAAAAATTATGGTCTTTATTCCAAATGGAAGAAACAGAAGGTGAGCCTGATGTTACAGACTATGATAAAAAAACAGATGAATATATCTTCTTCGACTGTTCTCCCGAAAGCCCTAAACGTCGCAGTCTTTGCTATGATTACCAGGCCTGGAATTCACGAAAAGCCAACAAACCGGAAAACAATGTCATTGATAAAGCCTCTGAAATGGGAATTGAACTTTTAACTGAAGAGCAATACCGCCAGCTTCAGGAGCTTGGAAAGTTTGACCAGAAAACCTCCAGTTGGGTGCAAACCCCAATTTCTATAAGAGAACATGGTGGTGCTGTTTTCTGCGACAGACGCTATAATACTGTATTCCTTTACCATAATGGTGCTGATTGTTATTATGCTGCAAGAGGGTTTAGGGGGAGTTTAAGGGTTTGA
- a CDS encoding threonine aldolase family protein yields the protein MKFSFKNDYSEGCHPNILQALLQTNLDQQAGYGEDEYSLKAKEFIKLKINKQDSDVYFVSGGTQANLIVISSILKPYQCAISASTGHILNNETGAIEATGHKILSIETEDGKLRPSDIIPVLENHSNVPHQVMPKLVYISNSTELGTIYQAKELEELSEFCRQNRLYLFMDGARLGHGLTSEISDLTLERVAELTDVFYLGGTKNGALIGEAIVINNSGLQEDFGFNIKQKGALLAKGRLLGIQFLELMKDDLYFDLAKHANQQAMKIKKAMQEKSVEFLSDTYTNQIFPILSNDLIQVLSENFEFYVWKKIDTQFSAIRLITSWSTGDDAVNRFIEIIKKELA from the coding sequence ATGAAATTTTCATTCAAAAACGACTATTCAGAGGGATGTCACCCTAATATTTTACAAGCTCTTTTACAAACTAATCTTGATCAGCAGGCAGGTTATGGTGAGGACGAATATTCTCTAAAGGCAAAGGAATTTATTAAGTTAAAAATCAATAAGCAGGATTCAGATGTTTACTTCGTTTCTGGAGGAACACAGGCTAATTTAATTGTCATTTCTTCTATTTTAAAGCCTTATCAATGTGCAATTTCAGCGTCTACCGGACATATTTTGAATAATGAAACCGGAGCGATTGAGGCTACCGGACATAAAATATTAAGTATCGAAACTGAAGATGGAAAGCTTAGACCATCAGATATTATTCCTGTATTGGAAAACCATAGCAATGTTCCGCATCAGGTAATGCCCAAACTGGTTTATATTTCTAATTCTACAGAGTTAGGAACCATCTATCAGGCGAAAGAACTGGAGGAACTTTCCGAGTTTTGCAGGCAGAATCGTTTATATCTGTTTATGGATGGTGCAAGATTAGGGCACGGATTAACTTCTGAAATCAGTGATCTTACCTTAGAAAGAGTGGCTGAGCTTACGGATGTGTTTTATCTTGGTGGAACTAAAAACGGAGCTTTGATAGGAGAGGCTATTGTTATTAATAATTCTGGTCTTCAGGAGGATTTTGGATTTAATATCAAGCAAAAAGGAGCATTATTGGCAAAAGGTAGATTGTTGGGAATTCAGTTTCTGGAATTGATGAAAGATGATCTGTATTTTGATTTAGCCAAACATGCCAATCAGCAGGCCATGAAAATAAAAAAGGCAATGCAGGAGAAAAGTGTTGAATTTCTTTCCGATACCTATACCAATCAGATTTTTCCGATTCTAAGCAATGATCTTATTCAGGTTTTATCTGAAAACTTTGAATTTTATGTTTGGAAAAAAATAGACACTCAATTTTCAGCTATCCGCCTGATTACTTCGTGGAGTACGGGTGATGATGCTGTAAACCGTTTTATCGAAATTATTAAAAAGGAATTAGCATAA
- a CDS encoding metal-dependent transcriptional regulator produces MKTTLTEENYLKALFHLVDNEGKVTINELSKFLNVKMPSVNNMMKKFAEKKWVIYETYKPLIVTENGRREAALVVRKHRLTEMFLVKKMNFGWENVHEIAEQLEHVHSKIFFDKMDEILDYPKFDPHGEPIPDKDGNIIAQDLQKLSSCEVGENVVFASVTLSDDAFLSYLNDRKLLLNTKVKITKIESFDKSMTIEIDGKKEILSKKATEKILVKK; encoded by the coding sequence TTGAAAACAACCCTAACAGAAGAAAATTACCTGAAAGCTTTGTTTCATTTAGTTGACAATGAAGGCAAGGTGACCATTAATGAACTCAGCAAATTTTTAAATGTAAAAATGCCGAGTGTTAATAATATGATGAAGAAATTCGCAGAGAAAAAGTGGGTCATTTACGAGACCTATAAACCCCTGATTGTTACCGAAAACGGAAGACGTGAAGCAGCCCTTGTGGTTAGAAAACATCGGCTTACCGAAATGTTTCTGGTCAAAAAAATGAATTTTGGCTGGGAAAACGTGCATGAAATTGCAGAACAATTAGAGCATGTTCATTCTAAGATTTTCTTTGATAAAATGGACGAAATTCTTGATTATCCTAAATTCGATCCCCACGGAGAACCTATTCCTGATAAGGATGGAAATATTATCGCTCAGGATTTGCAAAAATTAAGCAGTTGTGAAGTTGGAGAAAATGTCGTTTTTGCTTCTGTAACTCTTTCTGACGATGCATTTCTAAGCTATCTGAATGATAGAAAACTGCTTCTTAATACCAAAGTGAAAATTACTAAAATTGAAAGCTTCGACAAGTCAATGACGATTGAAATTGACGGAAAAAAGGAAATTCTAAGTAAAAAAGCAACGGAAAAGATATTGGTAAAAAAATAA
- the blaIND gene encoding IND family subclass B1 metallo-beta-lactamase — MKKSIQFFIVSMLLSPFVNAQVKDFVIEPPIQPNLYIYKTFGVFGGKEYSTNAVYLITKKGVVLFDVPWQKVQYQSLMDTIQKRHHMPVIAVFATHSHEDRAGDLSFFNNKGIKTYATAKTNELLKKDGKATSNNVIKTGKPYRIGGEEFVVDFLGEGHTIDNVVVWFPKYNVLDGGCLVKSKSATDLGYIKEANVEQWPQTMNKLKAKYSKATLVIPGHDVWQGGGHVEHTLELLNKK, encoded by the coding sequence ATGAAAAAAAGCATTCAGTTTTTTATTGTTTCGATGCTGTTAAGTCCGTTTGTTAATGCTCAGGTAAAGGATTTTGTGATTGAGCCGCCTATTCAACCCAATTTATATATTTACAAGACTTTTGGCGTATTTGGAGGCAAGGAATATTCTACCAATGCCGTGTATCTTATTACTAAGAAAGGAGTCGTTTTATTTGATGTTCCATGGCAAAAAGTACAGTACCAAAGTTTGATGGATACTATACAAAAACGCCATCATATGCCTGTAATAGCGGTGTTTGCAACCCATTCACATGAGGACAGGGCCGGAGATTTAAGCTTTTTCAATAATAAAGGGATTAAAACCTATGCAACAGCTAAGACCAATGAACTTTTGAAAAAAGACGGAAAGGCAACATCTAATAATGTTATTAAAACCGGAAAACCTTATCGTATTGGTGGTGAAGAATTTGTAGTAGACTTTCTTGGGGAGGGGCATACTATAGATAATGTGGTAGTTTGGTTCCCAAAATATAACGTATTGGATGGAGGATGTCTTGTAAAAAGTAAATCAGCTACTGATCTTGGTTATATAAAAGAAGCCAATGTAGAACAATGGCCACAGACAATGAATAAACTGAAAGCCAAATATTCAAAGGCAACCCTGGTTATTCCGGGACACGATGTTTGGCAAGGTGGCGGACATGTTGAACATACGCTGGAACTTCTAAACAAAAAATAA
- a CDS encoding TssN family type VI secretion system protein: MEISSVKGIFLRYILMPLIAVIMMFILGIIRRNKPAIKIKVIIIYVLLCSLCLAIPGVFGFAGNLFNPYWYLIAQVIYLVFGIIHVNLLHRYFKKHIESLAMSILFESILSLTCIALGGYLFTLLFNWMSKGTGYAVMAATSMLIFVVPMVFYYCYIQFISIPFDIYKTWRYSPEQKLPDFEGADFDRLMVLNVELSKNLEDSNRFRIKAKTLPTGITFGDWFYRVVDDYNHKNPGSIIHLSDEMKEPYYWIFYTKKSFFSFRKYIDFDQDITANSISENEVVICKRVIQHEEEGVVRKS, translated from the coding sequence ATGGAAATTTCTTCAGTAAAAGGTATTTTTTTAAGGTATATCCTCATGCCTTTAATCGCAGTTATTATGATGTTTATCCTTGGAATAATCAGGAGAAATAAACCTGCGATAAAGATTAAAGTTATTATTATATATGTTCTTCTGTGCAGTTTATGCCTGGCTATTCCGGGTGTTTTTGGGTTTGCCGGAAATCTTTTTAATCCGTATTGGTATCTCATCGCACAGGTGATTTACCTTGTTTTTGGAATTATTCATGTGAACTTATTGCACAGATATTTTAAAAAGCATATTGAATCTCTGGCCATGAGTATCTTGTTCGAGTCTATACTTTCATTAACGTGTATTGCATTGGGAGGATATCTTTTTACATTATTATTTAACTGGATGAGCAAAGGAACCGGATACGCTGTGATGGCTGCAACCAGTATGCTGATCTTTGTTGTACCTATGGTATTTTATTATTGCTATATTCAGTTTATCAGCATTCCTTTTGATATCTATAAAACCTGGAGATACTCTCCTGAACAGAAGCTTCCTGACTTTGAGGGAGCAGATTTTGACCGATTAATGGTATTAAATGTTGAATTGAGCAAAAATCTTGAAGATTCCAACCGATTCAGAATTAAAGCAAAAACTCTTCCTACGGGAATTACATTTGGGGATTGGTTTTATAGAGTAGTAGATGATTATAACCATAAAAACCCGGGATCCATTATTCATCTTTCAGATGAAATGAAAGAGCCTTATTACTGGATATTTTATACTAAAAAATCATTTTTCAGCTTTAGAAAATACATCGATTTCGACCAGGACATTACAGCAAACAGCATTTCTGAAAATGAAGTCGTTATTTGTAAGAGAGTTATTCAACATGAAGAGGAGGGAGTCGTAAGAAAATCATAA
- a CDS encoding type VI secretion system baseplate subunit TssG, producing the protein MNYNKLQTDFKAEAVAVNLLKYHRTVSNIFIERVGVNDRAYLKDIKSISSSYLGFDEEVFTIESYREGIYDYLPEGLFHPPSLGASRKNVDTVVREIRKQKRVEDDARKFFRPFELEVFFTEISALLKESEFDISSNTDALLETVSELWPLIDMLDKQNAYIFMHILPFFHQIRGDKKWFERCMTAFLQVPVEVTFSPNIIDEIEKNDDSMLLGNSRLGVTYIPSGRHMDGQRNWVVNIGPIPYEDMKRYIPGSPFRKVLQTLYDYFLPVTVDVEENFVTEKVEYSFSLKDDERNASRLGYSTFL; encoded by the coding sequence ATGAATTACAATAAGCTGCAGACAGACTTTAAGGCTGAAGCTGTGGCTGTTAATCTTTTAAAATACCACCGGACAGTAAGCAATATATTTATTGAAAGAGTCGGTGTAAATGACCGCGCCTATTTAAAGGATATAAAAAGCATTTCGAGCAGTTATTTAGGCTTTGATGAGGAAGTATTCACTATAGAAAGCTATAGAGAGGGGATTTATGATTATCTTCCTGAGGGGTTATTTCATCCACCGTCTCTGGGAGCTTCCAGAAAAAATGTAGATACTGTAGTAAGGGAGATTCGGAAACAGAAAAGGGTAGAAGACGATGCCCGCAAGTTTTTCCGTCCTTTTGAACTGGAAGTGTTTTTTACAGAAATAAGTGCCTTACTTAAGGAATCAGAATTTGATATTTCAAGCAATACAGATGCTTTATTGGAAACTGTAAGTGAGCTTTGGCCCCTGATCGATATGCTTGATAAGCAAAATGCCTATATTTTTATGCATATTTTACCATTTTTTCACCAGATACGGGGAGATAAGAAATGGTTTGAAAGATGTATGACTGCATTCTTACAGGTCCCTGTAGAGGTTACTTTTTCTCCTAATATTATTGATGAGATAGAGAAAAATGATGATTCTATGTTACTGGGAAATTCTAGATTAGGAGTTACCTATATTCCGAGTGGGAGACATATGGATGGGCAACGGAACTGGGTAGTGAATATCGGCCCGATTCCTTATGAAGATATGAAGAGGTACATTCCGGGGAGCCCGTTCAGAAAGGTTCTGCAAACTCTGTATGATTATTTTCTACCAGTAACAGTAGATGTAGAAGAAAATTTTGTCACCGAGAAAGTGGAATACTCATTCAGTCTTAAGGATGATGAACGAAATGCCAGCCGCCTTGGATACTCTACATTCCTCTAA
- a CDS encoding S1/P1 nuclease: protein MKSIYSKILILAFISSSLYSYAWGLTGHRVIADIAENHLSRKARREIKKIMGKERLAYWANWPDFIKSDTTGVWKQASSWHYVNIDPQTDFKAFDQNLKMQAGPSLYTQVNTLSSQIKDQNTSEKDRKIALIFLIHIMGDLAQPLHVGRAEDLGGNKINVTYFGDKTNLHSVWDGKLVDSQKYSYTEYSKLLDIKSKEEVAQIQSGTLEDWLYDSHKIANKIYSQTPNDSKLSYDYQYKFNDTLERQLLYGGLRLAKVLNELF, encoded by the coding sequence ATGAAAAGTATTTATTCTAAAATTCTGATTTTAGCATTCATTTCCTCTTCACTTTATTCTTATGCGTGGGGATTAACAGGTCACCGAGTGATTGCTGACATAGCTGAAAACCACCTTTCGAGAAAGGCAAGAAGAGAAATCAAAAAAATAATGGGGAAAGAGCGGTTGGCATATTGGGCTAACTGGCCGGATTTTATCAAGTCAGATACTACCGGAGTTTGGAAGCAGGCTTCATCCTGGCACTATGTAAACATTGATCCACAAACGGATTTTAAAGCTTTTGATCAAAACCTGAAAATGCAGGCTGGTCCTAGCCTTTATACCCAGGTCAACACATTATCCAGCCAGATTAAGGATCAAAACACTTCTGAAAAAGACAGAAAAATTGCTTTGATTTTCCTTATTCATATCATGGGTGACCTTGCGCAGCCTCTCCATGTGGGAAGGGCAGAAGATTTGGGAGGAAACAAAATCAATGTTACTTATTTCGGAGATAAAACCAATTTACATTCAGTTTGGGATGGAAAATTAGTGGATTCTCAGAAATACAGCTATACGGAATACTCTAAGCTTCTGGATATCAAATCCAAAGAAGAAGTTGCTCAAATTCAATCCGGAACACTGGAAGACTGGTTGTATGACTCGCACAAGATTGCCAACAAAATCTATTCACAGACTCCAAATGATTCAAAATTATCTTACGATTACCAATACAAATTCAATGATACATTGGAAAGACAACTTTTGTACGGAGGGTTAAGATTGGCTAAAGTATTGAATGAATTATTTTAA
- a CDS encoding RNA polymerase sigma factor RpoD/SigA, whose translation MRQLKITKQVTNRETASLDKYLQEIGKVELITADEEVELAQRIRAGDRAALEKLIKANLRFVVSVSKQYQNQGLSLPDLINEGNLGLMKAAKRYDETRGFKFISYAVWWIRQSILQALAEQSRIVRLPLNKIGSINKINKAYAHLEQENERPPSPEELAEVLDMSEEDIKESMKNSGRHLSMDAPLVEGEDSNLYDVLRSGESPSPDKDLMLESLQIEIERALNTLTPREADLVRLYFGLNGKHPMTLEEIGETFDLTRERVRQIKEKAIKRLKHNTRSKILKSYLGK comes from the coding sequence ATGAGACAATTAAAAATCACTAAGCAGGTTACCAACAGGGAAACTGCTTCATTAGACAAGTATTTGCAGGAAATTGGTAAAGTGGAACTGATCACTGCGGACGAGGAAGTAGAATTGGCACAAAGAATACGTGCTGGCGACAGAGCCGCACTGGAGAAATTAATCAAGGCCAACCTTCGTTTCGTAGTTTCTGTATCTAAGCAATACCAAAATCAAGGTCTTTCCCTACCCGATTTGATCAATGAGGGTAACCTAGGATTAATGAAGGCGGCAAAAAGGTACGATGAAACTAGAGGTTTCAAATTTATCTCTTATGCAGTATGGTGGATCCGTCAATCAATTTTACAGGCGTTAGCTGAGCAGTCTAGAATTGTAAGACTTCCGTTGAACAAAATTGGTTCCATCAATAAAATTAATAAAGCATACGCTCACCTTGAGCAGGAAAATGAAAGACCACCTTCTCCGGAAGAATTGGCTGAAGTTCTTGACATGAGTGAGGAGGACATTAAAGAATCTATGAAAAACTCCGGAAGACACCTGTCTATGGATGCACCTTTAGTAGAAGGTGAAGATTCTAATCTTTATGATGTATTGCGTTCAGGAGAATCTCCAAGTCCTGATAAAGACTTAATGCTTGAGTCTCTACAAATTGAGATTGAAAGAGCATTGAACACTTTAACTCCAAGAGAGGCTGATTTGGTAAGATTATACTTTGGACTGAACGGAAAACACCCAATGACTTTAGAGGAAATTGGTGAGACTTTCGATCTTACAAGAGAGAGAGTTCGTCAGATCAAAGAAAAAGCAATTAAGAGACTAAAACATAATACCAGAAGTAAGATCCTTAAATCTTACCTAGGTAAATAA